TTAAGTTGTTGGTAGTTGTTaaagattatttattattaaattttatgtaGTAGAAGAATAGAAGAGTGAGTAATTATTTGGGAGGAGATTTGTACTGAGTTGGGAGGAGGTGAAGATGTGGaaaatattgattgattgattcttGGGAGTTTTATGAGGGAAGGTTATGTGTGAAATATTAAATGAAGGAAGAGTATGTTTTTATTATGAGAAACATGAATTGGAAAATGAGGTATGTGATAGAGAATTTTAGAAAGATTtgatatgaattattttataagtaaagatgttaaaggaaagaatttgattgacagaatatataaaattaaattcagaGATAGATAGTTTTAATTAGTAAATAAGtttatgtattgattttgtataaaATGTGGATTTATAGTATTTAAATGGTGATTTTAATTGGAAtaggtttattgagatataattattGAGAGGTATATTGAGTGAGTGTGATATGCATGTAATGGGGTGTGTAAAGATGATGGTATGTGAGAGGAATAGGATAATATTAGATGAAGTAATATGTAATTAAGAATGATTGAGTATGGTATGTTGAAGGAggaagaatatttaaataaagttagatAACTGTATATGAATTGATTTTGGAATTATATTagatatgaaataatattttatgttaacaAATTTTGGAATTGACTTAGGTTAGAAATTGTAAATGTGAATATTTTGATTGATGATAGTAGTAATAAGTAATGTAAGTATTTGCGAATATGATAAGTTAGAAGGTTGTATAAATGAGGAGTTAGATAGTATTGAATGTGATGAAATCATTATTATTGTCGTTTTTATATATAGATAAGGttttaaaatgagtaaaatattgATGAGGTGGAAAATTGGAGTTTGTTTAGTATATTAATTAAAGAATAAGGGTTTTTAAGATGGAATGGTGGATCTATTGAGTCAAGGGATTAAgagttttgaaaagttaaaaaaataattttttggatACAGCTTCTTAGTAAAAATATAATGAGAGGAAATAGGTTGATGAGATTTGTTGGAGTTGTTGTTTTGAATATGATTTAGTTGGTAATATTTATTCAGGAGtagttttaattatttcatgGTGGTTATTGGTGATTTTGGAAGGAATAAGTTGaattttgttgtttgtgtttttttgtttaatgtttatAATCTATTAAGAGGGTGGGACGGATGGTATATTATTTTGATGTgagattttagaattttttaatatcaaatttatttataagaggtttttagtttatttaactttatgcataagggtggtgtaattgATTTGAGGTTATTGTTTTTAGGAATTGTAAGTTGCGCATTTTAGCTAGGTTTTTGATGTATTGTATATTAATAGATGAATTAAGTTGGAGTCTATTTTTATTTGGAAGAAGTATGTTTGTTATGTGTTTAATGTTTTTGATGATGAAATATCTAAGAGGAGTAGGTTGTTGGTattatttttgattttcagttaTTGTGATAAGTAAGTTTGGAATAGTTGGATGTgtttttatggttttgttttattgGATAGGGATGTTGGATTTGTTTGGTTCTTGTTTTTAAAGTGAATGGAGTTAGGTTACATATTGATGAGTGGTGGGATTTTGAGTGTTAATTTTAGTGTGGTGAGTGATTGTTGTGGTAGTTTGGATTTTTGGATTGTTTTTTGGGATGGAATGATGACTTTTATATGTAGATTGTGGTTTTAAATTGATGGATATTGAGTGCAGAATTCAGTATTTTTAGGATTGGATGATGAATGGATTAATGATatgtttgtttgtagtgatgttttaaGGAATGGTTAATTAAGGATGTTGGTATAGGTAGTGATAAATGTGATTATTGGTATTGAAGATTTTTTAtaagttttttgtgttttattgattttttaatatattttgtttgttggtaataaatttgttttttagaaGAATTTTTGAAGTAATGAGTTGATTGATTTTAGGATTTAGATTTAGGAAAGGAGGAGTCTTCAGTTGGGTTTATGGAGAGGAGATGGATGTATTTGTGGAAAATGTGGCTGGAGGAGAGTGTGGATGCGTAAGTGAGGTATGAAGAGTTGGaatgagaattatttttttaattttatttggattTTGGAGAGGAAATGAAATTGTGTTTTGATGGAGAATAGGAGgggagatggtgggatgattATGGGGTGAAAGAGTCAAGATGATGAAGCAATTGAGAGAGCATAGGGTAaagtaatatatgtatttttgtagTTATATGTGATATTTGATTGtggaagaagtaaaattagtaattttatgttatttgtttttgtttgtttaaatagtttttagaattattgatttttttatttttatattgttgttaGATGTGTATTTGATTGGTATAATAGGAAAgttttaagttatattttaatatattattatttgtagatttagTTTTTTGTAAGGGAAGGACTAGTCTGTGTTTAGCATCTCCGCTCCCGGCACCCACCCCATGGCCCTCCACCTCCTGGGCCCGCGTGGCCCTGACCGACGCTGGGTCTTTCCCGTGTCCCTCCACCCCTCCCGGGCTTGCTGCCCCTCCTGTCCCTCGCCATCCGTGCTCCCTCCCCCTTTCCGCCTCTTGTGTCCCCTTCTCTCTGCGCTTCACTCCACGCCTCTCCTCGGCACGCTCTTTTCGCGTGTCACTTCGTGTTCCTCGTTTCTCTCCcgctctctcccctttcatttTCGTTTTGTTCTGTTCTTCGCGGTCTTTCTTGCTTGCCCGCTTAGTGCCGCTCTGCCCGCTCTCGCCCTTTTCCCTTCGCCACCCCGCGGCCCTCTGCCCCTTTTTGTGGTTCCCTGTTGCTGCCTCTCGCCCTGGTCCTAGTCGCGCGCACCCACCCCTACCTCGCCTATTTCCTCTTGCCTCGGTTCCCCGTTCCGGGCCTCTGCCCTTCCTGCGGTCCCGTTTCTTGTCTTGGCCGCCGTTGGGTTTGCCGGGCTGCTTGTCTTGCGCCTTGCCCTCGCCCTCCGCCCTTGCGCCCTACTTCTCCCCTCCCCGGCTCCCCCTGCCCGCCCTCCCTCCCGCCGCCGCCGACCAGCCCTCTTCCGTTTTCCGCTGCGCTGGCCCGTTTTCTTTGCGCGTTTTTTTCCTGGggcgtggggggtggggctggcggccgGCGGCTTTGGGCCGGCGCTCCTGGTTTGGCTTGCCTCTGCCGCCCCCGCTTTCCGGGTTCCCCGCCCTCCCGTTTCCTTGGCCACCCACTTTGTCCGGTTCTCTCGCATCTCCCTGGCCCTCCTCGGTCCGGTCCTCTTTCCTTTCCGGTCCTCGTTGGCTCCGCTGCCTTCTCGCCCGCTTGCTTGCCTCTGTGGGCTGGCTGGCTTTCCTCCGTTTCCGCCGGGGGCGGGGACGCGGTCCCCGCGGCTCTCCTGGCCGGGCGTTGGGGGCGGGGCTTCCCCCGGGCGCCCGTGGTGCGGTGGGCGCGCCGCCGGGCGCGCGCCCGGGCGGGGCGCACGCGGGCGGCGCGGGTCGGCCTGGGTCGtggcggggctggggggcggTCCCCGTTGTGGCTCCGGGGCCTCCCCTGCGGCTGGGCCGGCCGCCGGGCGCGTGgccaggggcggggcggcgcgggcgggggtcggctcctggcggGCTGGGGCGGGCTTCCCGTTGTCCTCCTCggggtcgccgtggcggctgggCACGCGCCCTGCGTGCGCTTCCTGGGTCCCCCGGGTGCGGCCTCCCGTGGGGCGGCGGCGGGGTGCGGCCCCCGGTCGGGCCTTGGGCCTGCGTGGCGGCCGGCCCCCGTGTCCGCCTCTGTTGCACCCCTGGCGGTCGCCGCCCGGCTGCGCCTTTGGGCTCCGCCTTGCCGCGCTCCCCCTTGGCTGCCCGGTCCGCGCCGCGCCGGTTTTTCCCCCGCCCTCGTGTCCGCTGCC
This window of the Bos taurus isolate L1 Dominette 01449 registration number 42190680 breed Hereford unplaced genomic scaffold, ARS-UCD2.0 Leftover_ScbfJmS_1844, whole genome shotgun sequence genome carries:
- the LOC112445545 gene encoding collagen alpha-1(III) chain-like, producing MEENKGGGKRRGGRARRSRGEPTGSQRRAERHRREQRVKDQQAEEKTQGGAQAAPAPAHSQQQAKWDPAGRGPGRQKRQGHRGRGAAGRNAGQGDTGEEGGAKTPNWTAHGPQGKAPAAGQHRGGQIRGSRARRPGGGRAATAGGKTQHPTRGEGNAGPGPGPSPAGGKGPAGPPKGQNRGWASRPEGRGCPGTGSGHEGGGKTGAARTGQPRGSAARRSPKAQPGGDRQGCNRGGHGGRPPRRPKARPGAAPRRRPTGGRTRGTQEAHAGRVPSRHGDPEEDNGKPAPARQEPTPARAAPPLATRPAAGPAAGEAPEPQRGPPPSPATTQADPRRPRAPRPGARPAARPPHHGRPGEAPPPTPGQESRGDRVPAPGGNGGKPASPQRQASGREGSGANEDRKGKRTGPRRAREMRENRT